The Saccharopolyspora gloriosae genome has a segment encoding these proteins:
- a CDS encoding pyridoxal phosphate-dependent aminotransferase has protein sequence MAASQDQSGHTSKPRVSARIGGISESATLAVDSKAKALKAAGRPVIGFGAGEPDFPTPQPIVDAAIAACSDPRNHRYSPAAGLPELREAIAAKTLRDSGVQVDPSRVLVTNGGKQAVYQAFAALLDPGDEVLLPAPYWTTYPEAITLAEGVPVVVPTDDESGFLASVEQLEAARTPRTKVLLFNSPSNPTGAVYPPEQVKAIGEWALRNGIWVITDEIYEHLVYGAAEHVSIVAAVPELADTCVILNGVAKTYAMTGWRVGWMIAPSDVIKAATNLQSHLSSNVANVSQRAALEAVSGPLDAVAEMRSAFDRRRRTIVELLSAIPGVSCPEPEGAFYAYPSVKGLLGKEIRGVRPSTSVELAELVLEQAEVAVVPGEAFGTPGFFRLSYALGDEDLVEGVRRVADLLGEAK, from the coding sequence ATGGCCGCATCACAAGATCAGTCAGGGCACACGTCGAAGCCACGGGTCTCCGCCCGCATCGGAGGGATCAGCGAGTCCGCGACGCTCGCGGTCGACTCGAAGGCGAAGGCGCTCAAAGCAGCCGGGCGGCCGGTGATCGGTTTCGGCGCCGGCGAGCCCGACTTCCCCACCCCGCAGCCGATCGTCGACGCCGCCATCGCCGCGTGCTCCGATCCCCGCAACCATCGCTACAGCCCCGCCGCGGGCCTGCCGGAACTGCGGGAGGCGATCGCGGCGAAGACCCTGCGCGACTCCGGCGTGCAGGTCGACCCGAGCCGGGTCCTGGTCACCAACGGCGGGAAGCAGGCCGTCTACCAGGCGTTCGCCGCGCTGCTCGATCCCGGCGACGAGGTGCTGCTGCCCGCGCCGTACTGGACGACCTACCCGGAGGCGATCACCCTCGCCGAGGGCGTCCCGGTGGTGGTCCCCACCGACGATGAATCCGGATTCCTGGCGAGCGTCGAGCAGCTCGAGGCCGCGCGCACTCCGCGCACGAAGGTGCTGCTGTTCAACTCCCCGTCCAACCCGACCGGCGCGGTGTACCCGCCGGAGCAGGTGAAGGCGATCGGCGAGTGGGCGCTGCGCAACGGCATCTGGGTCATCACCGACGAGATCTACGAACACCTCGTGTACGGCGCCGCCGAACACGTCTCGATCGTCGCGGCGGTGCCGGAGCTCGCCGACACCTGCGTGATCCTCAACGGGGTCGCGAAGACCTACGCGATGACGGGCTGGCGGGTCGGCTGGATGATCGCCCCCAGCGACGTGATCAAGGCAGCCACGAACCTCCAGTCGCACCTGTCGTCGAACGTGGCGAACGTGTCGCAGCGGGCCGCGCTGGAAGCCGTGAGCGGGCCGCTGGACGCGGTCGCGGAGATGCGTTCGGCGTTCGACCGGCGCCGCCGCACCATCGTGGAGCTGCTCTCCGCGATCCCCGGCGTCTCCTGCCCCGAGCCGGAGGGCGCGTTCTACGCGTACCCGTCCGTCAAGGGCCTGCTCGGCAAGGAGATCCGCGGCGTGCGGCCGTCGACGAGCGTGGAGCTCGCCGAGCTGGTGCTGGAGCAGGCGGAGGTCGCGGTGGTGCCGGGTGAGGCGTTCGGCACGCCCGGTTTCTTCCGGCTGTCCTACGCGCTCGGCGACGAGGACCTGGTCGAAGGCGTCCGTCGCGTCGCCGATCTCCTCGGCGAAGCGAAGTAA
- a CDS encoding MaoC family dehydratase translates to MTVRLSEVAKGQELPALNVPVTREDLVRYAGASGDFNKIHWNERFATEVGLPDVIAHGMFTMALAGRLVSEWTGDPGAIVDYGVRFTRPVVVPDDGVGALVELTGKVAAVNDDGTVKVTITARSAAQGVLGGANAVVRLPA, encoded by the coding sequence ATGACGGTGCGGTTGTCGGAAGTGGCGAAGGGCCAGGAGCTTCCCGCGCTGAACGTCCCGGTGACCCGCGAGGACCTGGTGCGGTACGCGGGCGCCTCCGGGGACTTCAACAAGATCCACTGGAACGAGCGGTTCGCCACCGAGGTGGGACTGCCGGACGTGATCGCGCACGGGATGTTCACGATGGCGCTCGCCGGGCGGCTGGTGTCGGAGTGGACGGGAGACCCCGGGGCGATCGTGGACTACGGGGTGCGGTTCACCCGGCCCGTCGTCGTCCCGGACGACGGCGTCGGCGCCCTCGTCGAGCTGACGGGGAAGGTCGCCGCGGTCAACGACGATGGGACCGTCAAGGTCACCATCACGGCCCGTAGCGCCGCCCAGGGCGTCCTGGGCGGCGCCAATGCCGTCGTCCGTCTTCCCGCGTAG
- a CDS encoding MaoC family dehydratase N-terminal domain-containing protein — translation MPLDQSFIGREYPPTEPYEVGREKIREFADAIKDSSPVHRDAEAARSAGHPDVIAPPTFAVILSMGAHHAVVADTALGLDYSKVVHGNQRFTHHRPIRAGDVLRTQVIVEDITARAGNDFLTVRAEITTVDGEPVCTALSTLVARGTAEQGEQA, via the coding sequence GTGCCGCTAGACCAGTCATTCATCGGACGTGAATACCCGCCCACGGAGCCGTACGAGGTCGGTCGCGAGAAGATCCGCGAATTCGCCGACGCGATCAAGGACTCCTCCCCGGTGCACCGGGACGCCGAGGCCGCCAGATCCGCCGGTCATCCGGATGTGATCGCCCCGCCGACGTTCGCCGTGATCCTCTCGATGGGTGCGCACCACGCCGTGGTGGCCGATACGGCGCTGGGCCTCGACTACAGCAAGGTCGTGCACGGGAACCAGCGCTTCACCCACCACCGCCCGATCCGGGCCGGGGACGTGCTGCGGACCCAGGTGATCGTGGAGGACATCACGGCCCGCGCGGGCAACGACTTCCTCACGGTGCGCGCCGAGATCACCACCGTCGACGGAGAACCGGTGTGCACCGCGCTCTCGACGCTGGTGGCGCGCGGCACGGCAGAACAGGGGGAACAGGCATGA
- the rpmG gene encoding 50S ribosomal protein L33, producing MAATDVRPKITLACEECKNRNYITNKNRRNNPDRLAMKKFCTNCGTHRTHKETR from the coding sequence GTGGCAGCCACCGACGTTCGCCCCAAGATCACCTTGGCCTGCGAAGAGTGCAAGAACCGGAACTACATCACCAACAAGAACCGGCGCAACAACCCGGACCGCTTGGCGATGAAGAAGTTCTGCACCAACTGCGGTACGCACCGCACCCACAAGGAGACCCGCTGA
- a CDS encoding bifunctional diguanylate cyclase/phosphodiesterase — translation MIESHHTLDPEATLDTPRPPVRAEVDPARRRVFTAFSMGTLLVGLLVSGLTSSFLDFSYNSNLLYIGPLLAIGFLVAEQLTIDVDVKRVGWTISFTEIPLILGLLTAPFEVVLAANLLAGLGAQVGRRAATHVVYNAGVMCLEIAVPFAVATAVQRSLPQLAPEWFGPVLGTLTSPLISCAFALAALHVLGGAMRVSAAGRLSVRTLAVGLLNTSVGLIGYEVAKSTRWGWLLVALVAVAVVGLYRAYSGLLREQRDLEALSDVSLSVARSGQAAVRNPSEPEENTTSVSEWEPVAERIREQLNATRVVLRLRLDPRGEVSTLVAGEPLPEAARIAGPHALRDDPLLQLPGSHVRSFRTLEAPDEVRRALRMRGAYESLVVPLRGASQLLGAVEAHDRVSRWRGFGRADVRLLHTLASHLATAMDNRRLLARLRHDAYHDLLTGLLNRAGFREMAAEELRAGRTAVVLRVDLDLLTTVSEALGYTWGDRIVVAAGQRMLDELGPEVPLARLEANSFAVLLSDHTEEQAHAVGERLCEVIGESYPLDRLVVEAGGVAGYSSSAPSDAENENDIDTLLQHADVAVRAARNAKDVVRGYAPAMGQVFLRRFQLVTQFRQALDTGQVEVHYQPKVALPGRQVIGAEALVRWWHPEYGRLDPDEFVPVVEATGLVDALTSFVMERALIKVREWMDRDLRMSVAVNLSVRNLNDESFPDRVAEALLRHDVPPELLTFELTESSVMEEPERSMPVLRRLHALGVVLAVDDFGTGYSSLAYLRTLPVDEVKIDKSFVLGMGTDLSDMAVVRTIVELGHSLDLVVVAEGVEDDAARDQLVGMRCDIAQGYLISRPLPEDRFEAWLQARTVKARGPKSETVLTLVH, via the coding sequence ATGATCGAGAGTCACCACACCCTCGATCCGGAGGCGACGCTGGACACCCCGCGTCCGCCGGTGCGGGCCGAGGTGGATCCGGCGCGCAGGCGGGTGTTCACCGCATTCTCCATGGGCACGCTGCTCGTGGGGCTGCTGGTGTCCGGGCTGACCTCCTCCTTCCTGGACTTCAGCTACAACTCGAACCTGCTCTACATCGGCCCGCTGCTGGCCATCGGCTTCCTCGTCGCCGAGCAGCTCACCATCGACGTCGACGTGAAACGCGTCGGCTGGACCATCTCGTTCACCGAGATCCCCCTGATCCTGGGACTGCTGACGGCGCCGTTCGAGGTGGTGCTCGCCGCGAACCTGCTCGCCGGGCTCGGCGCCCAGGTCGGCAGGCGTGCCGCGACCCACGTCGTCTACAACGCCGGCGTGATGTGCCTGGAGATCGCCGTCCCGTTCGCGGTCGCGACGGCGGTGCAGCGTTCGCTGCCCCAGCTCGCCCCCGAGTGGTTCGGTCCGGTCCTCGGCACCCTCACCTCCCCGCTGATCAGCTGTGCCTTCGCGCTGGCCGCACTGCACGTGCTCGGTGGCGCGATGCGCGTCAGCGCCGCCGGGCGGCTCTCCGTGCGCACGCTGGCCGTGGGCCTGCTCAACACGTCCGTCGGGCTGATCGGCTACGAGGTCGCCAAGAGCACCCGCTGGGGCTGGTTGCTGGTGGCCCTGGTCGCCGTCGCCGTCGTCGGCCTCTACCGCGCCTACTCCGGACTGCTGCGGGAACAACGCGACCTGGAAGCGCTCAGCGACGTGAGCCTCAGCGTGGCCAGATCCGGTCAGGCTGCCGTGCGCAACCCCTCCGAACCGGAGGAGAACACCACCTCCGTCAGCGAATGGGAACCCGTCGCCGAACGCATCCGCGAACAGCTCAACGCCACCCGCGTCGTGCTGCGCCTGCGCCTCGACCCGCGCGGTGAGGTGAGCACGCTCGTCGCGGGCGAACCGCTCCCGGAGGCCGCTCGGATCGCCGGGCCACACGCCCTGCGCGACGACCCGCTGCTGCAACTGCCCGGCAGCCACGTCCGTTCCTTCCGCACCCTCGAAGCGCCCGACGAGGTGCGCCGCGCGCTGCGGATGCGCGGGGCCTACGAGTCGCTGGTGGTGCCGCTGCGCGGGGCGAGCCAGCTGCTCGGTGCCGTGGAGGCGCACGACCGGGTCAGCCGGTGGCGCGGTTTCGGTCGCGCCGACGTGCGGCTGCTGCACACCCTCGCCAGCCACCTCGCGACCGCGATGGACAACCGGCGGCTGCTGGCGCGGCTGCGCCACGACGCCTACCACGATCTGCTCACCGGGCTGCTCAACCGCGCGGGCTTCCGCGAGATGGCCGCGGAGGAGCTGCGCGCCGGGCGGACCGCGGTGGTGCTGCGGGTGGACTTGGACCTGCTCACCACGGTCAGCGAAGCCCTCGGTTACACCTGGGGCGACCGCATCGTCGTCGCCGCCGGGCAGCGCATGCTCGACGAACTCGGCCCCGAGGTGCCGCTGGCGCGGTTGGAGGCCAACTCGTTCGCGGTGCTGCTCAGCGACCACACCGAGGAGCAGGCGCACGCGGTCGGTGAACGGCTCTGCGAAGTCATCGGCGAGTCCTACCCGCTGGACCGGCTGGTCGTGGAGGCCGGCGGCGTCGCGGGCTATTCCTCATCGGCACCGAGCGACGCCGAGAACGAGAACGACATCGACACCCTGCTCCAGCACGCCGACGTGGCCGTGCGCGCCGCCCGCAACGCGAAGGACGTGGTGCGCGGTTACGCCCCGGCGATGGGCCAGGTGTTCCTGCGGCGCTTCCAGCTGGTCACCCAGTTCCGCCAGGCGCTGGACACCGGGCAGGTCGAGGTGCACTACCAGCCGAAGGTCGCGCTGCCGGGCAGGCAGGTCATCGGCGCGGAGGCACTGGTGCGCTGGTGGCACCCGGAGTACGGGCGCCTCGACCCGGACGAGTTCGTGCCCGTCGTGGAGGCCACCGGCCTGGTCGACGCGCTCACGTCCTTCGTGATGGAACGCGCGCTGATCAAGGTGCGGGAGTGGATGGACCGGGACCTGCGGATGTCGGTCGCGGTGAACCTGTCGGTGCGCAACCTCAACGACGAGTCCTTCCCGGACCGGGTCGCCGAGGCGCTGCTGCGCCACGACGTGCCGCCGGAACTGCTCACCTTCGAGCTCACCGAGTCCTCCGTGATGGAGGAGCCGGAGCGGTCCATGCCGGTGCTGCGGCGCCTGCACGCGCTGGGCGTGGTGCTGGCGGTGGACGACTTCGGCACCGGCTACTCCTCGCTGGCGTACCTGCGGACGCTGCCGGTGGACGAGGTGAAGATCGACAAGAGCTTCGTGCTCGGCATGGGCACGGATCTCAGCGACATGGCCGTGGTGCGCACCATCGTCGAGCTCGGGCACTCGCTGGACCTCGTGGTGGTCGCCGAGGGCGTGGAGGACGACGCCGCCCGGGATCAGCTCGTGGGCATGCGATGCGACATCGCGCAGGGCTACCTGATCTCCCGGCCGCTGCCGGAGGATCGTTTCGAAGCGTGGCTGCAGGCGCGCACGGTGAAGGCTCGCGGACCCAAATCCGAGACGGTGCTCACACTCGTGCATTGA
- a CDS encoding alpha/beta hydrolase: MRAVSEPGSDSVVGPSYAEHRHWLRYQEYFPSGLSFDGEPDLDRVPDGEPALPAGSGLPAESWWSWRGRRVHLDRIQRPHAPAKLIALHGIGGYGRMLMPYGSLPALADLEFLAPDLPGFGLTASGLRQVTYETWLRCVIDLVAAERQSDERPIVLMGVGSAGRLAYDVAARAGTDGSVAGIVATGLADPRRENVRRTLATTPELGRWAGLLGLLPGSVPMPLPPAWAPVRWLVNIAAMSNHAQFAHAIWADPLGGGNWMSLGFLRSFLLAAPAVEPEDYAGPPVLLAHPAEDRWTPPRLSREFFDRLGSAGRFASLHGAGHLPTEESGLADLDRALRDYVDELGLT; encoded by the coding sequence GTGCGAGCAGTTTCCGAACCAGGATCCGACAGCGTCGTCGGTCCCAGCTACGCGGAGCACCGTCATTGGCTCCGCTACCAGGAGTACTTCCCCAGCGGGCTCAGCTTCGACGGTGAACCCGATCTTGACCGAGTTCCGGACGGGGAGCCCGCGTTGCCGGCGGGGAGCGGCCTGCCTGCGGAGAGCTGGTGGTCCTGGCGCGGCAGACGGGTGCACCTGGACCGGATCCAGCGACCGCACGCCCCGGCGAAGCTCATCGCGCTGCACGGCATCGGCGGCTACGGCCGGATGCTCATGCCGTACGGCAGCCTGCCCGCGCTCGCCGATCTGGAGTTCCTCGCCCCCGATCTGCCCGGTTTCGGCCTCACAGCGAGCGGCCTGCGGCAGGTGACCTACGAGACCTGGCTGCGTTGTGTGATCGACCTGGTCGCGGCGGAGCGGCAATCGGACGAGCGGCCCATCGTCCTGATGGGGGTGGGTTCCGCTGGGCGGCTGGCCTACGACGTCGCCGCACGGGCAGGTACTGACGGCTCGGTCGCGGGAATTGTGGCCACCGGGCTGGCCGATCCGCGCCGGGAAAACGTCCGCAGAACGCTGGCGACCACCCCGGAACTGGGCCGCTGGGCCGGCCTGCTCGGACTGCTGCCGGGCTCGGTGCCGATGCCGTTGCCACCGGCTTGGGCGCCGGTGCGCTGGCTGGTGAACATCGCCGCGATGTCCAACCACGCCCAGTTCGCCCACGCGATCTGGGCGGATCCGCTGGGCGGCGGGAACTGGATGTCACTGGGGTTCCTGCGCAGCTTCCTGCTCGCGGCCCCGGCCGTGGAACCGGAGGACTACGCGGGTCCACCGGTGCTGTTGGCCCACCCGGCGGAGGACCGGTGGACGCCGCCGCGGCTGTCCCGGGAGTTCTTCGACCGCCTCGGCTCGGCGGGCCGATTCGCCTCGTTGCACGGGGCCGGACACCTCCCAACGGAGGAATCAGGGCTGGCCGATTTGGACCGTGCCCTGCGTGATTACGTAGACGAACTAGGTTTGACCTGA
- a CDS encoding TIGR03668 family PPOX class F420-dependent oxidoreductase has translation MRISHEQAHYWFRTARVARLATADTGARPHLVPVTFAVDRDLLVTAVDHKPKSTTALRRLRNIEQNPQVTLLTDDYSEDWEQLWWARADGVAELAEAAGRPELVEALAAKYEQYRQHPPSLTLIVVRVERWSGWTASGDHSHE, from the coding sequence ATGCGCATCAGCCATGAGCAGGCACACTACTGGTTCCGGACGGCTCGGGTCGCGCGGTTGGCGACGGCCGATACCGGGGCTCGTCCGCACCTCGTTCCGGTGACCTTCGCGGTCGACCGGGACCTGTTGGTGACCGCAGTCGACCACAAACCGAAGTCGACCACCGCGTTGCGCCGACTCCGCAACATCGAGCAGAACCCGCAGGTCACATTGCTGACGGATGACTACTCGGAGGATTGGGAGCAGCTGTGGTGGGCACGCGCAGACGGGGTCGCGGAGCTCGCGGAGGCCGCCGGCCGCCCGGAGTTGGTCGAGGCGCTCGCCGCGAAGTACGAGCAGTACCGACAGCACCCGCCGAGCTTGACGCTCATCGTCGTGCGGGTGGAACGGTGGAGCGGCTGGACCGCGTCCGGTGATCACTCTCACGAATAG
- a CDS encoding VOC family protein, producing the protein MTDPFEALREPIVPAEPSSQFTERLRERLERALLDDPGATMTTESTRHADVTERTRMTLTPYIAVTGAQRAIDWYGDVFGARLRDEPYVMDDGRLGHVELELGGTVLFLADEFPEIDMLAPVHRGGPSVNLLLEVPDVDAVVRRAREHGATAVGDIEDNPYGRAGRFQDPFGHRWQIMTPPGRSVPEQAAPAPPRAARHGDIDYITITAPDSGLAKEFYGAVLGWRFAPGNVEDGWQIEDVRPMAGLHGGQTDDVHLCFRVDDLDDTLNRVREQGGEAGEPQEMPYGRLATCTDNQGRHFYLLG; encoded by the coding sequence ATGACCGATCCGTTCGAAGCCCTTCGCGAGCCGATCGTGCCCGCCGAACCGTCCTCGCAGTTCACCGAACGGCTGCGGGAGCGGTTGGAGCGTGCGCTGCTCGACGATCCAGGAGCCACCATGACCACCGAATCCACCAGGCACGCCGACGTCACGGAGCGGACTCGGATGACGCTGACGCCCTACATCGCCGTGACCGGCGCGCAGCGAGCGATCGACTGGTACGGCGACGTGTTCGGCGCCCGGCTGCGGGACGAGCCCTACGTGATGGACGACGGGAGGCTGGGGCACGTTGAACTGGAGCTCGGCGGCACCGTGCTGTTCCTGGCCGACGAATTCCCCGAGATCGACATGCTCGCCCCGGTGCACCGCGGGGGTCCCAGCGTCAACCTGCTGCTCGAAGTGCCCGACGTGGACGCCGTGGTGCGACGCGCGCGGGAGCACGGCGCGACGGCGGTCGGCGACATCGAGGACAACCCGTACGGCAGGGCCGGCCGGTTCCAAGACCCGTTCGGGCACCGGTGGCAGATCATGACACCACCCGGCCGGTCCGTGCCGGAACAAGCCGCGCCCGCACCTCCACGCGCGGCGCGACACGGCGACATCGACTACATCACCATCACCGCACCGGACTCGGGCCTCGCGAAGGAGTTCTACGGCGCGGTCCTCGGCTGGCGATTCGCGCCGGGCAACGTCGAAGACGGGTGGCAGATCGAGGACGTGCGGCCGATGGCGGGACTGCACGGCGGCCAGACCGACGACGTGCACCTGTGCTTCCGAGTCGACGACCTCGACGACACTCTCAACCGGGTGCGGGAACAGGGCGGCGAAGCGGGCGAACCGCAGGAGATGCCCTACGGGCGACTGGCCACCTGCACGGACAACCAGGGGCGGCACTTCTACTTGCTGGGGTGA
- a CDS encoding RNA polymerase sigma factor: MKRPQVQPDPAAALLGLYDEALPQVYGYLLGRTGDHAVSEDLAADTFLAAVKAARERPEQAPTVAWLVGIARHKLADHWRAVGRERLGLERLGQEESRVEDPWDVRLDVLWAREVLGRLGSHHRAALTLRYLDGLPVPEVAEHLGRTVHATEALLVRARAAFRRDYERTSDTQGTEGGRGR, translated from the coding sequence GTGAAGCGACCGCAGGTGCAACCGGATCCCGCGGCGGCGCTGCTCGGTCTGTACGACGAGGCGCTGCCGCAGGTGTACGGCTACCTGCTCGGCCGCACCGGGGATCACGCGGTGAGCGAAGACTTGGCGGCCGACACGTTCCTGGCGGCGGTGAAGGCCGCCAGGGAACGTCCGGAGCAGGCGCCGACCGTGGCGTGGCTGGTCGGGATCGCCCGCCACAAGCTCGCCGATCATTGGCGGGCGGTCGGGCGGGAACGGCTCGGGCTGGAGCGACTCGGGCAGGAGGAATCACGGGTCGAAGATCCGTGGGACGTGCGGCTGGACGTGCTGTGGGCGCGGGAGGTGCTGGGCAGACTCGGCTCGCACCACCGGGCGGCGCTGACATTGCGCTACCTCGACGGGCTCCCGGTTCCGGAAGTCGCCGAACACCTGGGCCGGACCGTGCACGCCACGGAGGCGCTGCTGGTCCGGGCCAGAGCGGCATTCCGCCGCGACTACGAAAGAACAAGTGACACGCAGGGCACCGAGGGAGGGCGAGGACGATGA
- the pip gene encoding prolyl aminopeptidase → MYPEIEPHASGRLDVGGGHLVHWESCGNPDGKPVVVLHGGPGSGCTPGWRRYFDPDAYRIVLFDQRGCGRSTPLADEPDADLATNTTHHLIADVELLRRHLGVERWMVFGGSWGSTLGLAYAESNPERVTELVLFSVVTTTHREVEWITQDMRRVFPEQWDRFRAGVPEDERDGRLVDVYSRLLHDPDPVVRARAARDWCRWEEAHVEVGHARRDPRYDDPDFRLRFARLVTHYWRHGAWFEDGELLRNAEKLAGIPGALVHGRKDVSGPPDIAWQLAQAWPDAELLFIDDAGHGGGGGVAEALIEVTDRFATR, encoded by the coding sequence ATGTACCCCGAGATCGAACCCCACGCGAGCGGGCGGCTCGACGTCGGCGGCGGGCACCTCGTGCACTGGGAGAGCTGCGGGAATCCGGACGGGAAACCGGTCGTGGTGCTGCACGGCGGTCCCGGCTCGGGGTGCACACCGGGCTGGCGGCGCTACTTCGATCCGGACGCTTACCGGATCGTGCTGTTCGATCAGCGCGGCTGCGGGCGCAGCACCCCGCTCGCGGACGAACCGGACGCCGACCTCGCCACGAACACCACGCACCACCTGATCGCGGACGTCGAGCTGCTGCGGCGCCATCTCGGCGTCGAGCGGTGGATGGTGTTCGGCGGCTCGTGGGGATCCACGCTCGGTTTGGCGTACGCGGAGTCGAATCCGGAGCGGGTCACCGAACTTGTGCTGTTCAGCGTGGTCACGACGACCCACCGCGAAGTCGAGTGGATCACCCAGGACATGCGGCGCGTGTTCCCCGAGCAGTGGGACCGGTTCCGCGCCGGAGTGCCCGAAGACGAGCGGGACGGGCGGCTCGTCGACGTCTACAGCCGGTTGCTGCACGACCCGGACCCGGTGGTGCGGGCGCGGGCCGCGCGGGACTGGTGCCGGTGGGAAGAAGCGCACGTCGAGGTGGGGCACGCTCGCCGGGACCCCCGCTACGACGACCCGGATTTCCGGCTGCGGTTCGCGCGGCTGGTCACGCACTACTGGCGGCACGGCGCGTGGTTCGAGGACGGCGAGCTGCTGCGGAACGCGGAGAAGCTCGCCGGGATCCCGGGCGCGCTGGTGCACGGGAGGAAGGACGTGAGCGGCCCGCCGGACATCGCCTGGCAGTTGGCGCAGGCGTGGCCGGACGCGGAACTGCTGTTCATCGACGACGCCGGACACGGTGGCGGAGGCGGCGTCGCCGAAGCGTTGATCGAGGTCACCGACCGCTTCGCCACCAGGTGA
- a CDS encoding SAM-dependent methyltransferase, producing MNPERQSPMDLAGLTGDPDTSGPNAARMYDYYLGGSANFAVDRAAAEEQLSVLPSVATTARANRAFLGRVVRMCLDMGINQFLDLGSGVPTVGNVHEIAHQIDPTARIAYVDREPIAVAHARRLLRNESRVSVTQADLTDTRSVLTAPGVAELLDFTRPVAVLAISVLHFVRDEQDPAAVLATYRDACVRGSVLALSHTTSENLAPAAVDRGLAIYQRTSTPVIPRPIVEAPALLTGYDVLAPGPAIVTEWRPDTEPGASEPAANTWAVVGILP from the coding sequence GTGAACCCGGAACGGCAGTCGCCCATGGACCTGGCCGGTCTCACCGGCGACCCGGACACGAGCGGCCCCAACGCGGCGCGGATGTACGACTACTACCTGGGCGGTTCGGCGAACTTCGCCGTGGACCGCGCCGCCGCGGAAGAACAGCTGTCGGTGCTGCCCAGCGTGGCCACCACGGCACGTGCGAACCGGGCGTTCCTCGGCCGCGTGGTGCGGATGTGCTTGGACATGGGGATCAACCAGTTCCTCGACCTGGGTTCAGGGGTGCCCACCGTCGGCAACGTGCACGAGATCGCGCACCAGATCGACCCGACGGCGCGAATCGCCTACGTGGACCGGGAACCGATCGCCGTCGCCCACGCCCGCAGGCTGCTGCGCAACGAATCGCGAGTCTCGGTGACCCAAGCCGACCTGACCGACACCCGATCGGTGCTCACCGCGCCAGGCGTGGCCGAGCTGCTCGACTTCACCCGTCCGGTCGCGGTGCTCGCGATCAGCGTGCTGCACTTCGTGCGCGACGAGCAGGACCCGGCGGCCGTCCTGGCGACCTACCGCGATGCCTGCGTCCGCGGGAGCGTGCTCGCGCTGTCGCACACCACGAGCGAGAACCTCGCCCCCGCCGCCGTCGATCGAGGCCTGGCCATCTACCAGCGCACCTCCACGCCGGTGATCCCCCGACCCATCGTCGAGGCCCCGGCGCTGCTCACCGGCTACGACGTCCTCGCCCCTGGTCCCGCCATCGTCACGGAATGGCGCCCCGACACCGAACCCGGGGCGTCCGAACCCGCGGCCAACACCTGGGCAGTGGTCGGCATCCTGCCCTGA
- a CDS encoding peptidylprolyl isomerase has translation MGNNVYFDITINGEAAGRITFELFDDTVPKTAQNFRELATGEHGFGYQGSGFHRVIPQFMLQGGDFTAGNGTGGKSIYGGKFDDENFTIKHTKPGQLSMANAGKNTNGSQFFITTVATTWLDGKHVAFGEVVDGMDVVTAIEKLGSSSGVPQAEITIAESGTL, from the coding sequence ATGGGAAACAACGTCTACTTCGACATCACCATCAACGGTGAAGCGGCTGGTCGAATCACCTTCGAGCTGTTCGACGACACCGTCCCGAAGACCGCGCAGAACTTCCGCGAGCTGGCCACCGGCGAGCACGGCTTCGGCTACCAGGGCTCCGGCTTCCACCGTGTCATTCCGCAGTTCATGCTCCAGGGCGGCGACTTCACCGCGGGCAACGGCACCGGCGGCAAGAGCATCTACGGCGGCAAGTTCGACGACGAGAACTTCACCATCAAGCACACCAAGCCCGGCCAGCTGTCCATGGCCAACGCGGGCAAGAACACCAACGGCTCCCAGTTCTTCATCACCACCGTCGCCACCACCTGGCTGGACGGCAAGCACGTCGCCTTCGGCGAGGTCGTCGACGGGATGGACGTCGTGACGGCCATCGAGAAGCTGGGTTCGTCGAGCGGCGTCCCCCAGGCCGAGATCACGATCGCCGAGTCCGGCACCCTCTGA